A section of the Salvelinus alpinus chromosome 36, SLU_Salpinus.1, whole genome shotgun sequence genome encodes:
- the LOC139565103 gene encoding mitochondrial glycine transporter B-like isoform X2, protein MQEKQDQPLKSSPGKAHPALKAFMCGSLSGTCSTLLFQPLDLVKTRLQTLHSNMQPGSARVGMVTVFLSVVRTEKLIGLWKGVSPSFVRTIPGVGIYFSTYYSLKQHYFLEQGPGAMESVLLGAGARTVAGVCMLPVTVIKTRFESGRYNYVSVAGALRSVCQTEGPRALFSGLTATLLRDAPFSGLYVMFYSQGKNTLPQEISTSPYAPLANFSCGILAGVLASLVTQPADVVKTHVQVSPHLYRRTADAVRYIYNEHGFQGFFRGGVPRSLRRTMIAAMAWTVYEQLMARMGLKS, encoded by the exons ATGCAGGAAAAACAGGATCAGCCACTGAAAAGTAGCCCGGGGAAG GCTCACCCGGCTCTCAAAGCCTTTATGTGTGGCTCTCTCAGTGGAACATGCTCCACCCTGCTCTTCCAGCCTCTGGACCTGGTCAAGACCCGCCTGCAGACCCTTCACAGCAACATGCAGCCTGG TTCAGCAAGAGTGGGGATGGTGACTGTGTTCTTAAGTGTTGTACGGACAGAGAAGCTCATAGGACTTTGGAAGGGGGTCTCACCA TCATTTGTGCGGACCATCCCCGGCGTAGGGATCTACTTCAGCACCTACTACTCTCTGAAGCAGCACTACTTCCTGGAGCAGGGCCCCGGGGCCATGGAGTCTGTGCTGCTGGGAGCTGGGGCCAGGACTGTGGCAGGGGTCTGCATGCTACCTGTCACTGTCATTAAGACTCGCTTTGAG AGTGGCAGGTATAACTATGTGAGCGTGGCAGGGGCTTTGCGCAGTGTGTGTCAAACAGAGGGACCCAGAGCTCTGTTCTCAGGGCTGACCGCCACCCTCCTCAGAGATGCTCCCTTCTCAGGCCTCTATGTCATGTTCTACAGCCAGGGCAAGAACACTCTGCCACAGG AGATAAGCACGTCTCCCTACGCGCCCCTGGCTAACTTCAGCTGTGGGATTCTGGCCGGGGTCCTGGCTTCCCTGGTCACCCAGCCAGCTGACGTGGTCAAAACCCACGTCCAAGTCAGCCCACATCTGTACAGGAGGACTGCAGACGCTGTGCGATACATTTACAAT GAGCACGGGTTTCAAGGGTTCTTCCGGGGTGGGGTGCCACGTTCTCTGAGGAGGACCATGATTGCTGCCATGGCATGGACGGTGTATGAACAGCTGATGGCCCGCATGGGGCTCAAGTCCTGA
- the LOC139565103 gene encoding mitochondrial glycine transporter B-like isoform X1 yields the protein MDCGRVRTEKVIQKEEKTKENFDHTSTTLLDWNFFSTFKITMELSLAHPALKAFMCGSLSGTCSTLLFQPLDLVKTRLQTLHSNMQPGSARVGMVTVFLSVVRTEKLIGLWKGVSPSFVRTIPGVGIYFSTYYSLKQHYFLEQGPGAMESVLLGAGARTVAGVCMLPVTVIKTRFESGRYNYVSVAGALRSVCQTEGPRALFSGLTATLLRDAPFSGLYVMFYSQGKNTLPQEISTSPYAPLANFSCGILAGVLASLVTQPADVVKTHVQVSPHLYRRTADAVRYIYNEHGFQGFFRGGVPRSLRRTMIAAMAWTVYEQLMARMGLKS from the exons ATGGACTGTGGCAGAGTAAGGACTGAGAAAGTGATTCAAAAAGAGGAAAAGACGAAAGAGAATTTTGATCATACAAGTACAACATTATTGGATTGGAATTTCTTCTCAACTTTCAAAATAACCATGGAACTGTCTCTG GCTCACCCGGCTCTCAAAGCCTTTATGTGTGGCTCTCTCAGTGGAACATGCTCCACCCTGCTCTTCCAGCCTCTGGACCTGGTCAAGACCCGCCTGCAGACCCTTCACAGCAACATGCAGCCTGG TTCAGCAAGAGTGGGGATGGTGACTGTGTTCTTAAGTGTTGTACGGACAGAGAAGCTCATAGGACTTTGGAAGGGGGTCTCACCA TCATTTGTGCGGACCATCCCCGGCGTAGGGATCTACTTCAGCACCTACTACTCTCTGAAGCAGCACTACTTCCTGGAGCAGGGCCCCGGGGCCATGGAGTCTGTGCTGCTGGGAGCTGGGGCCAGGACTGTGGCAGGGGTCTGCATGCTACCTGTCACTGTCATTAAGACTCGCTTTGAG AGTGGCAGGTATAACTATGTGAGCGTGGCAGGGGCTTTGCGCAGTGTGTGTCAAACAGAGGGACCCAGAGCTCTGTTCTCAGGGCTGACCGCCACCCTCCTCAGAGATGCTCCCTTCTCAGGCCTCTATGTCATGTTCTACAGCCAGGGCAAGAACACTCTGCCACAGG AGATAAGCACGTCTCCCTACGCGCCCCTGGCTAACTTCAGCTGTGGGATTCTGGCCGGGGTCCTGGCTTCCCTGGTCACCCAGCCAGCTGACGTGGTCAAAACCCACGTCCAAGTCAGCCCACATCTGTACAGGAGGACTGCAGACGCTGTGCGATACATTTACAAT GAGCACGGGTTTCAAGGGTTCTTCCGGGGTGGGGTGCCACGTTCTCTGAGGAGGACCATGATTGCTGCCATGGCATGGACGGTGTATGAACAGCTGATGGCCCGCATGGGGCTCAAGTCCTGA